From a single Oceanispirochaeta sp. M1 genomic region:
- a CDS encoding Hsp33 family molecular chaperone HslO — protein MIRKPIAGDDKKSMIIARSRDRRYHFLMADGAVRGVLIQGSRSLREMQNNHDLGVLESIVLGQAYLGTALIAAGLKGDGLIQMKVECGGPLKGLSVEADSHGTVRGYLMENPIPLEKAPDSLDTSDLFGPGFLSITRYSGEKKSAFTGQVELRTGRLAEDLAAYYEESEQLHTVFNLSVHLEKTGEITGGAGLFLQAMPGAEDMVLEMVEEAAVKIPSLSRNFKAETDAKEFINTYFSDFQPEILDDKRFEFMCGCSKSRFEKFLGSLNKDDKSEIRTKGPFPLKTTCHNCNSSYEFTKDELESIFSAE, from the coding sequence ATGATACGAAAACCAATCGCCGGTGATGATAAAAAATCCATGATAATAGCCCGTTCCCGGGACAGGCGCTACCATTTTTTAATGGCCGATGGTGCAGTCAGGGGTGTGCTGATCCAGGGCAGCCGTTCCCTCCGAGAGATGCAGAACAACCACGATCTTGGTGTTCTCGAGAGTATCGTTCTGGGGCAGGCTTATCTTGGCACCGCACTTATTGCAGCCGGACTTAAGGGTGACGGTCTAATTCAGATGAAGGTGGAGTGCGGTGGTCCTCTGAAGGGACTCTCGGTGGAGGCGGACTCCCATGGTACTGTCAGGGGTTATCTGATGGAAAATCCAATCCCCCTTGAAAAGGCTCCGGACAGCCTTGATACTTCAGACCTCTTCGGTCCCGGTTTTCTCTCTATAACCCGTTATTCCGGAGAGAAGAAGAGTGCATTTACCGGTCAGGTTGAGCTGCGTACCGGCCGTCTGGCTGAAGATCTTGCGGCTTATTATGAAGAATCAGAACAGCTTCATACGGTCTTCAATCTCAGTGTCCATCTTGAAAAAACAGGCGAAATTACAGGGGGGGCCGGACTCTTTCTCCAGGCCATGCCCGGTGCTGAAGATATGGTGCTTGAGATGGTGGAGGAAGCTGCAGTGAAAATCCCTTCATTGAGCCGTAATTTCAAGGCCGAAACAGATGCAAAAGAATTTATCAATACCTATTTTTCTGATTTTCAACCCGAGATTCTTGATGATAAGAGGTTCGAGTTTATGTGCGGCTGCAGCAAATCAAGGTTTGAAAAATTCCTGGGCAGCTTGAACAAAGATGATAAATCGGAGATCCGAACCAAGGGTCCTTTTCCTCTCAAAACAACCTGTCATAACTGCAATTCATCCTACGAATTTACCAAGGATGAACTGGAAAGTATTTTCTCTGCAGAATAA
- a CDS encoding S1C family serine protease: protein MNFFNRSLILCFLSISLFSCMTAAESSTEKRVDALSSASWSDPELGEGFEEPPLPEIKTKGLTDQEINSMEVYRNNIRAIVNVTTINLYNSRFVGSYAQEGSGSGVIVSGLGYILTNKHVISDADYVVVTLYDGSNYQAKLIGSDAENDLAVIKFEPVGRGLQTIKAGSSKGLQVGQKVLALGNPFGLEGTLTTGIISGLNRPLQTEAGFLLKGMIQTDAAINPGNSGGALLNSRGELIGINTMIISPGGMGSVGIGFAIPVETALRIVPELIEAGRVNRGWIDIEALSLTPNLARQLKIPFIRYGVLITSVLAGGNAENAGLRGGTERRGVGLGLNSIAVGGDIITNINGKEIKNVLDYFSVLEVSRPGEEYDVVYLRDGRLESTSIILSERPQEFQF, encoded by the coding sequence ATGAACTTTTTTAATAGATCCCTGATACTCTGCTTCCTGAGTATATCATTGTTCTCCTGTATGACTGCAGCTGAATCCTCCACCGAGAAAAGGGTCGATGCCCTGAGTTCTGCATCCTGGAGTGATCCGGAGCTGGGAGAAGGATTTGAGGAACCTCCTCTTCCTGAGATAAAGACAAAGGGGCTGACAGATCAGGAAATCAACAGCATGGAAGTCTACCGGAATAATATCCGGGCTATTGTAAATGTCACTACTATCAACCTCTATAACTCCCGTTTTGTTGGAAGCTATGCCCAGGAAGGGAGCGGCTCGGGGGTCATCGTTTCGGGGCTGGGTTATATCCTTACAAACAAACATGTTATTTCGGATGCCGACTATGTGGTGGTCACTCTGTATGACGGTTCAAATTATCAGGCAAAACTTATCGGAAGCGATGCTGAAAATGACCTGGCTGTAATCAAATTTGAACCCGTAGGACGTGGTCTTCAGACTATCAAGGCCGGCAGTTCCAAAGGCCTGCAGGTAGGGCAGAAGGTCCTGGCTCTGGGTAACCCTTTCGGCCTTGAGGGGACCCTTACAACAGGTATCATATCAGGATTGAACAGGCCTCTCCAGACTGAAGCAGGATTTCTGCTGAAGGGTATGATACAGACTGATGCGGCCATCAATCCCGGCAACTCCGGAGGGGCGCTTTTGAATTCGAGAGGTGAGCTTATCGGGATTAATACAATGATTATCAGTCCCGGTGGAATGGGCAGTGTGGGGATCGGTTTTGCCATCCCTGTGGAAACAGCTCTGCGAATTGTTCCTGAACTGATTGAAGCAGGCAGGGTTAACAGAGGCTGGATTGATATTGAAGCCCTCTCTCTGACCCCCAATCTGGCCCGTCAGCTGAAAATACCCTTTATACGCTACGGCGTTCTTATTACCTCTGTTCTGGCTGGCGGGAATGCTGAGAATGCAGGGCTCAGAGGCGGAACAGAGAGACGTGGTGTCGGTCTGGGGCTGAACAGTATTGCTGTGGGAGGAGATATTATTACCAATATAAATGGAAAAGAGATCAAGAATGTACTGGATTATTTCTCTGTTCTGGAGGTCTCACGTCCCGGAGAGGAGTATGATGTGGTATATCTCAGGGATGGAAGACTGGAATCCACTTCAATTATTCTCTCTGAAAGACCACAGGAATTTCAATTCTGA
- the lipB gene encoding lipoyl(octanoyl) transferase LipB: MINSRYNNNMKLTVYTPGTVPYEEALEWQYELVEKRRNQEINDCLILLQHPPVLTTGRRKQEHNILIDAQSMDIPVIRTNRGGEVTYHGPGQLVGYLIVDLAAFSRRVKQFVFNLEEVFVRFLDREYGIRADRYDKHRGVWVGNDKITAIGLAIEREITMHGFAFNINTDLEHFKWIVPCGISDKGVTSLEKLTGKTQDLEALIPRIAEIYKEVYSYDSMEIIHGR, from the coding sequence ATGATCAACTCTCGATACAATAACAATATGAAACTGACTGTGTATACTCCGGGAACGGTTCCCTATGAAGAGGCTCTTGAATGGCAGTATGAGCTTGTAGAAAAAAGAAGAAATCAGGAGATAAATGACTGCCTTATTCTCCTGCAGCATCCGCCTGTGCTGACAACAGGGCGACGGAAACAGGAACATAATATCCTGATTGATGCTCAATCAATGGATATTCCTGTTATCAGAACAAATAGAGGCGGGGAAGTCACCTATCATGGTCCCGGACAGCTTGTAGGATATCTGATTGTTGATCTTGCGGCATTTTCCAGAAGGGTTAAGCAGTTTGTGTTTAATCTGGAAGAGGTTTTTGTCCGTTTTCTTGACAGAGAATATGGAATCCGGGCGGATCGTTACGATAAGCATCGGGGTGTCTGGGTGGGTAATGACAAGATCACTGCCATCGGACTCGCCATAGAACGTGAAATTACAATGCATGGTTTTGCATTCAATATAAATACAGATCTGGAACACTTCAAATGGATAGTTCCCTGCGGCATCTCAGATAAAGGGGTTACCTCTCTTGAGAAGCTTACAGGAAAAACTCAGGATCTTGAAGCATTAATACCCAGGATAGCCGAAATCTATAAAGAGGTTTATTCCTACGATTCAATGGAGATTATTCATGGCAGATAA
- the lipA gene encoding lipoyl synthase has protein sequence MADNNIDTAVAEAKPLRKPEWLKIPIRRGNNLAYVEDLLKDSTLNTVCKEANCPNRMECYSNKTATFMILGSICTRGCRFCNVTGGTPGCPDPEEPAKLAEAVRALGLKFAVVTSVTRDDLEDGGASVFASVIHEVHSLDPPVGIEVLIPDFQGNRQALETVLKAGPEILNHNVETVPSLYETVRPEAEYRRSLEVLARVKEIDPSIYTKSGLMLGLGESEEEVLQVLKDLRSSGCDFLTMGQYLRPSKEHLPVKKYISPDTFKKYEKAALSMGFKAAACAPFVRSSYNAAVMLEAVEI, from the coding sequence ATGGCAGATAACAATATAGATACAGCTGTTGCAGAAGCTAAACCCTTAAGAAAACCTGAATGGCTTAAAATACCGATACGCAGGGGAAATAATCTTGCCTATGTGGAGGATCTATTAAAGGATTCCACCCTTAATACTGTCTGTAAAGAGGCAAACTGTCCCAACAGAATGGAGTGTTACAGCAATAAAACTGCAACCTTTATGATTCTGGGGAGTATCTGTACCAGGGGCTGCCGCTTCTGCAATGTTACGGGAGGAACACCCGGATGTCCCGATCCGGAAGAACCTGCCAAACTGGCTGAGGCAGTAAGGGCACTGGGTTTGAAATTCGCTGTGGTTACTTCGGTAACCCGGGATGATCTGGAAGACGGTGGAGCTTCGGTTTTTGCGTCAGTTATACATGAGGTTCACTCTCTTGATCCTCCTGTGGGAATCGAGGTTCTCATTCCTGATTTTCAGGGGAACAGGCAGGCTCTGGAGACCGTTCTCAAGGCAGGACCTGAGATTCTGAATCATAATGTGGAAACTGTTCCTTCTCTCTATGAAACTGTAAGGCCGGAAGCAGAATACAGGCGTTCTCTTGAAGTACTTGCCAGAGTAAAAGAGATTGATCCTTCTATTTATACAAAGTCCGGTCTTATGCTCGGGCTTGGTGAAAGTGAAGAGGAAGTTCTTCAGGTTTTGAAGGATCTACGCAGTTCAGGTTGTGATTTTCTTACTATGGGACAGTATCTCCGCCCCTCAAAAGAGCATCTGCCTGTAAAAAAATATATCAGCCCTGATACTTTTAAGAAATATGAGAAGGCAGCGCTTTCCATGGGATTCAAGGCTGCAGCCTGCGCTCCCTTTGTAAGGAGCTCCTACAATGCTGCGGTGATGCTGGAAGCCGTTGAGATTTGA
- the pspF gene encoding phage shock protein operon transcriptional activator, producing MSQNYTSSNDALGESPAFMDFQQNLSLAARVDRPILLIGERGTGKELAAARLHFLSDRWKEPYVPVNCAALPPNLLESELFGHESGSFTGAAKMRKGRFEEADGGTLFLDEIGLVPMEVQEKILRTVEYGRFSRVGSSQEKEVNVRIIGATNADLPALCRQGKFKEDLLDRLSFEVLYLPPLRYRSTDITLLASHFAMRMSREMGKLDVPDFSPELIQKIQEYSWPGNVRELKNAVERAVYKTEGTLIEDLELDPFNNPYLVDSRSSVETFKNGGESSSQPEKPGKSEGSEGSDNSQKNEYEVIPLEEYRDFMLKLELQFIRRALEESRFSQKKAAEALGLSYDQFRGLYKKYQSYLSEEKGEEE from the coding sequence ATGAGTCAGAATTATACATCAAGCAATGATGCATTGGGAGAATCTCCCGCCTTTATGGATTTTCAACAGAACCTGAGTCTTGCTGCCCGGGTTGATCGCCCCATACTCCTTATCGGAGAGAGAGGAACAGGTAAGGAACTGGCAGCGGCCCGGCTCCATTTCCTTTCGGACAGATGGAAAGAACCATATGTTCCGGTTAACTGTGCCGCACTCCCCCCCAACCTGCTTGAATCAGAACTCTTCGGTCATGAATCAGGCTCCTTTACGGGTGCCGCAAAAATGAGAAAAGGACGTTTTGAGGAGGCCGACGGAGGAACCCTTTTTCTTGATGAGATCGGGCTGGTTCCTATGGAAGTACAGGAAAAAATACTCAGAACAGTTGAGTACGGCCGTTTCAGCCGTGTGGGCAGCTCCCAGGAAAAAGAGGTGAATGTCCGAATCATCGGTGCCACAAATGCCGATCTTCCAGCACTTTGCCGCCAGGGGAAATTCAAGGAGGATCTTCTGGACCGCCTCTCCTTTGAAGTACTCTATCTCCCTCCTCTGCGCTACCGTTCAACGGATATTACCCTCCTTGCCTCTCATTTTGCCATGCGGATGTCCAGAGAGATGGGTAAGCTGGATGTCCCCGATTTCTCTCCCGAACTGATTCAGAAGATTCAGGAGTATTCATGGCCCGGGAATGTGCGTGAATTGAAAAATGCAGTTGAAAGGGCAGTATATAAGACAGAAGGAACCCTGATCGAAGATTTGGAATTGGATCCCTTTAATAATCCCTATCTGGTTGATTCCCGAAGCTCTGTGGAGACTTTTAAAAATGGGGGAGAGTCCTCTTCACAACCAGAAAAACCTGGAAAATCAGAAGGATCAGAGGGATCAGACAATTCACAGAAAAATGAGTATGAAGTAATCCCTCTGGAAGAATACAGAGACTTTATGTTGAAACTGGAACTCCAGTTTATCCGCAGAGCACTGGAGGAGAGCCGATTCAGCCAGAAAAAGGCTGCCGAGGCTCTCGGACTGAGTTATGACCAGTTCAGGGGGCTCTACAAGAAATATCAGTCCTATCTCAGTGAGGAAAAGGGAGAAGAAGAGTAA
- a CDS encoding PspA/IM30 family protein, which translates to MSIFSRFRDIVNSNINDLLDKVEEPEKMIRLMIQEMEDTLVELKSSCAGKMASRAEINREKEYLEKTLDRWDSRARLALEKKREDLAREALLEKKNCLNQIDLMGKDLEHFVKLIDECKSNILQLEQKLEEVRQKHKILIQRGRHAEETKQARSAMRQASGTDAFHRFNELEKTVERMEAEAELSGYGASVDSSIEHEFDKLESESEIDEELEALKKSMKGKE; encoded by the coding sequence ATGAGTATTTTTTCCAGATTTAGAGATATCGTGAATTCTAATATTAACGATTTGCTGGATAAGGTTGAAGAACCTGAAAAAATGATCCGTCTGATGATACAGGAAATGGAAGACACTCTTGTTGAATTGAAATCTTCCTGTGCCGGTAAAATGGCATCCAGAGCCGAGATCAACAGGGAAAAAGAGTACCTTGAAAAAACCCTGGACCGCTGGGACAGCAGAGCCCGCCTGGCCCTTGAGAAAAAGAGAGAAGATCTGGCAAGAGAAGCCCTTCTTGAAAAGAAAAACTGTCTGAATCAGATAGATCTTATGGGAAAGGATCTGGAGCACTTCGTAAAGCTTATTGACGAGTGTAAATCCAATATTCTACAATTGGAACAGAAACTTGAAGAGGTTCGTCAGAAACACAAAATTCTGATACAGAGAGGCCGTCATGCTGAAGAAACCAAGCAGGCCAGATCCGCAATGAGACAGGCCAGCGGAACAGATGCTTTTCACAGGTTCAATGAACTGGAAAAGACTGTAGAACGTATGGAAGCGGAAGCGGAACTCTCCGGATACGGAGCATCTGTGGACAGTTCCATTGAACATGAGTTTGACAAGCTTGAGTCTGAATCAGAAATCGATGAAGAACTGGAAGCTCTTAAGAAGTCCATGAAGGGGAAAGAATAA
- a CDS encoding PspC domain-containing protein — translation MMAYSARKLYRSRRGKIFGICQGIADWRDLPVEYIRIFMILVFIFSGFFPVGILYFLAALIIPVEPAGYGESKESKFGEADEKRKDRYENVRRDFSDLKDRVKNMEGRVFDKERDWDERFKKDKN, via the coding sequence ATGATGGCTTATAGTGCAAGGAAACTGTACCGTTCACGGAGAGGTAAAATCTTCGGAATCTGTCAGGGTATCGCAGACTGGAGAGACCTTCCGGTGGAATATATACGGATCTTTATGATCCTGGTGTTTATTTTTTCCGGTTTCTTTCCTGTGGGAATACTATATTTTCTGGCTGCATTAATAATACCCGTTGAACCTGCGGGATACGGTGAATCCAAAGAATCCAAATTCGGCGAAGCTGATGAGAAAAGGAAAGACCGGTATGAAAATGTACGTAGGGATTTCAGTGATCTGAAAGACCGTGTGAAGAATATGGAAGGCCGGGTTTTTGATAAAGAACGTGACTGGGATGAACGGTTTAAGAAAGATAAGAATTAG